One genomic segment of Ferrimonas sp. YFM includes these proteins:
- the speA gene encoding biosynthetic arginine decarboxylase yields MSWSSRDAHQLYNVPYWGRGYYGVNGEGQVEVRPNPANPQISLSLSKLTEQLIQDRGAQLPMLVRFPQILHSQVQGLCSAFTTAISEYGYQGQYLAVYPIKVNQQRTVVQELLAGGGQSLGLEAGSKPELLAVLAMAQDSAQVIVCNGYKDREYVRLALRGQQLGYQVFLVIEKMSEMQLVLEEAEALGVSPLLGVRARLASQGKGKWQASGGEKSKFGLSAAQILKLVETLRESGRLECLQLLHFHLGSQIANIRDIQKGLTECGRFYMELRKLGAPITTVDVGGGLGVDYEGTRSQSNCSVNYSLQEYANNVVYAIGDVCRQYHLPHPRLISESGRAMTAHHAVLIGDVIGVEAYEPETLPPPGNGAPLVLKNMWQTLQEVREHTDARALGETYHDTVNDLADVHAKYNYGLLDLSQRAWAEQVHLQVCYEVSKELSPKNRSHRPIIDELNEKLADKFFVNFSLFQSLPDAWGIDQVFPVLPLSGLESKPDRRAVILDITCDSDGTIDQYVDGQGIETTLPMPAWSAEHPYHVAFFMVGAYQEILGDMHNLFADTDVVDIKLQDDGEIEVVEYLPGTRVNEVLEYVNLDPEWMLERYRSRLESCSLADGQRDEALIDLEQGLVGYTYLEP; encoded by the coding sequence TTGAGCTGGAGTAGTCGCGACGCCCATCAACTCTACAACGTGCCCTACTGGGGACGGGGTTACTATGGGGTAAACGGCGAGGGTCAGGTTGAGGTACGCCCCAACCCGGCCAACCCGCAGATCAGCCTGTCGCTGTCCAAGCTGACAGAGCAGTTGATTCAGGACAGGGGCGCCCAACTGCCTATGTTGGTGCGTTTTCCCCAGATCCTGCACTCTCAGGTGCAGGGGCTGTGCAGCGCCTTTACCACCGCCATCAGTGAGTATGGCTACCAGGGTCAGTACCTGGCGGTCTACCCCATCAAGGTGAATCAGCAGCGCACCGTGGTGCAGGAGCTGCTGGCCGGTGGCGGCCAGTCCCTGGGACTGGAAGCGGGCTCCAAGCCCGAGCTGCTGGCGGTATTGGCCATGGCCCAGGACAGCGCCCAGGTGATCGTCTGCAACGGTTACAAGGACCGGGAGTATGTGCGCCTGGCCCTGCGTGGTCAGCAGCTGGGTTATCAGGTGTTCCTGGTGATCGAGAAGATGTCTGAGATGCAGCTGGTGCTGGAGGAGGCCGAGGCCCTGGGGGTGTCCCCGCTGTTGGGGGTGCGCGCCCGCCTGGCGTCCCAGGGTAAGGGCAAGTGGCAGGCCTCCGGTGGCGAGAAGTCCAAGTTCGGCCTGTCTGCCGCCCAGATCCTCAAGCTGGTGGAGACCCTGAGGGAGTCGGGCCGGCTGGAGTGTCTGCAGCTGCTGCATTTCCATCTGGGCAGTCAGATCGCCAACATCCGCGACATTCAGAAGGGGTTGACCGAGTGTGGCCGCTTCTACATGGAGCTGCGTAAGCTGGGTGCTCCCATCACCACGGTGGACGTGGGTGGCGGCCTGGGTGTGGACTATGAAGGTACCCGCAGCCAGAGCAACTGTTCGGTGAACTACTCCCTGCAGGAGTACGCCAACAACGTGGTGTATGCCATCGGCGATGTTTGCCGTCAGTACCATCTGCCCCATCCCAGGTTGATCTCCGAGTCGGGCCGGGCGATGACCGCCCACCACGCGGTGCTGATTGGCGACGTGATCGGGGTGGAGGCCTACGAGCCGGAAACTCTGCCGCCTCCGGGCAACGGTGCGCCCCTGGTGCTGAAGAACATGTGGCAGACCCTGCAGGAGGTGCGCGAGCACACCGACGCCCGCGCCCTGGGAGAGACCTATCACGACACGGTGAACGACCTGGCCGATGTGCACGCCAAGTACAACTATGGCCTGCTGGACCTGTCCCAGCGAGCCTGGGCGGAGCAGGTGCATCTGCAGGTGTGTTACGAGGTGTCCAAGGAGCTGTCGCCGAAGAACCGCTCTCACCGGCCCATCATCGATGAGCTCAACGAGAAGCTGGCGGACAAGTTCTTTGTGAACTTCTCCCTGTTCCAGTCCCTGCCCGATGCCTGGGGCATCGATCAGGTGTTCCCGGTGTTGCCCCTGTCCGGACTGGAGAGTAAGCCGGACCGACGGGCGGTGATCCTCGACATCACCTGTGATTCCGACGGCACCATCGACCAGTACGTGGATGGCCAGGGGATCGAGACCACCCTGCCGATGCCCGCCTGGAGTGCAGAGCACCCCTATCATGTGGCGTTCTTCATGGTGGGCGCCTACCAGGAGATCCTGGGGGACATGCACAACCTGTTTGCCGACACCGATGTGGTGGACATCAAGCTGCAGGACGACGGTGAGATCGAGGTGGTGGAGTACCTGCCCGGTACCCGGGTCAACGAGGTGCTGGAGTACGTCAACCTGGATCCCGAGTGGATGCTGGAGCGTTACCGCTCCCGTCTGGAGTCCTGCAGCCTGGCGGACGGTCAGCGGGACGAAGCCCTCATCGACCTGGAACAGGGGCTGGTGGGCTACACCTACCTGGAACCCTGA
- the tkt gene encoding transketolase: MSSRKELANAIRALSMDAVQKANSGHPGAPMGMADIAEVLWRDFLKHNPGNPEWADRDRFILSNGHGSMLLYSLLHLSGYDLGIDDLKNFRQLHSRTPGHPEYGYAPGVETTTGPLGQGITNAVGMALAEKVLAAQFNREGHEIVDHHTYVFMGDGCLMEGISHEACSLAGTLKLGKLVAFWDDNGISIDGHVEGWFTDDTPARFESYGWHVIRDIDGHNPEQIKAAIEAAKAESDKPTLICTRTIIGFGSPNKSGSHDCHGAPLGDAEIAAAREFLNWPHAPFEIPADVKQAWDGNEVGAAKEADWNGRFDAYAAAYPELAAELKRRMAGDLPADWEEKAAAYIADLQANSTKVATRKASQNCLNAFGPMLPEFLGGSADLAPSNLTIWDGSKSVTPDDASGNYIHYGVREFGMSAIMNGATLHGGFKPYGATFLMFMEYARNAVRMAALMKQPSIFVYTHDSIGLGEDGPTHQPVEQIASLRMTPNMSTWRPCDSVESAVAWKHAVERNDGPTSLIFSRQGLAPMARDAQQLADVAKGGYVLKDSAGTPELILIATGSEVELAMEAAEVLEAQGKAVRVVSMPCTDAFDAQSAEYKESVLPAAISKRVAIEAGIADYWYKYVGLNGKVIGMTTFGESAPAGELFKMFGFTVENIVEAANAL, encoded by the coding sequence ATGTCATCTCGTAAAGAGCTAGCTAATGCTATCCGTGCCCTGTCCATGGATGCAGTTCAGAAAGCCAACTCCGGCCACCCCGGTGCCCCCATGGGCATGGCGGACATTGCCGAAGTCCTGTGGCGCGATTTTCTGAAGCACAATCCAGGCAACCCCGAGTGGGCAGACCGCGACCGTTTCATCCTGTCCAACGGCCATGGCTCCATGCTGCTGTATTCACTGTTGCACCTCAGCGGCTATGACCTCGGCATCGACGACCTGAAGAACTTCCGTCAGCTGCACTCCCGCACCCCTGGCCACCCAGAGTACGGCTATGCCCCTGGTGTGGAGACCACCACAGGTCCTCTGGGTCAGGGCATCACCAACGCCGTGGGTATGGCCCTGGCCGAGAAGGTGCTGGCGGCCCAGTTCAACCGTGAGGGTCATGAGATCGTTGACCACCACACCTATGTGTTCATGGGCGACGGCTGTCTGATGGAAGGTATCTCCCACGAAGCCTGCTCCCTGGCCGGTACCCTGAAGCTGGGTAAACTGGTGGCGTTCTGGGATGACAACGGCATCTCCATCGACGGTCACGTTGAAGGCTGGTTCACCGATGACACTCCTGCCCGTTTCGAGTCCTACGGCTGGCACGTGATTCGTGACATCGACGGTCACAACCCGGAGCAGATCAAAGCCGCCATCGAAGCCGCCAAGGCGGAGAGCGACAAGCCTACCCTGATCTGCACCCGCACCATCATCGGCTTCGGCTCCCCCAACAAATCCGGTTCCCACGACTGCCACGGCGCCCCTCTGGGTGATGCCGAGATCGCCGCCGCCCGTGAATTCCTGAACTGGCCCCACGCGCCTTTCGAGATCCCTGCGGATGTGAAGCAGGCCTGGGACGGCAACGAAGTGGGCGCCGCCAAGGAAGCCGACTGGAACGGCCGCTTCGACGCCTATGCCGCCGCCTACCCTGAGCTGGCTGCCGAGCTGAAGCGTCGTATGGCTGGCGACCTGCCTGCCGACTGGGAAGAGAAGGCCGCGGCCTACATCGCCGATCTGCAGGCGAACTCCACCAAGGTAGCGACCCGTAAAGCGTCTCAGAACTGCCTGAACGCCTTCGGTCCCATGCTGCCCGAGTTCCTCGGTGGCTCCGCCGACCTGGCACCGTCCAACCTGACCATCTGGGACGGCTCCAAGTCCGTGACCCCGGATGATGCGTCCGGTAACTACATCCACTATGGTGTGCGTGAGTTCGGCATGAGCGCCATCATGAACGGTGCAACTCTGCACGGTGGCTTCAAGCCTTACGGCGCCACCTTCCTGATGTTCATGGAGTACGCCCGTAACGCGGTGCGCATGGCGGCGCTGATGAAGCAGCCCTCCATCTTCGTCTATACCCACGACTCCATCGGTCTGGGTGAAGATGGTCCGACTCACCAGCCTGTTGAGCAGATTGCCTCCCTGCGCATGACTCCCAACATGAGCACCTGGCGCCCCTGTGACTCCGTGGAGTCTGCGGTGGCCTGGAAGCACGCCGTTGAGCGTAACGACGGCCCTACCTCGCTGATCTTCTCCCGTCAGGGGTTGGCGCCCATGGCCCGTGACGCTCAGCAGCTGGCTGACGTGGCCAAGGGTGGCTATGTGCTGAAGGACAGCGCCGGCACCCCAGAGCTGATTCTGATCGCCACCGGTTCCGAAGTGGAGCTGGCGATGGAAGCGGCCGAAGTTCTGGAAGCTCAGGGCAAGGCGGTTCGCGTGGTCTCCATGCCCTGTACCGATGCCTTCGACGCCCAGAGCGCCGAGTACAAAGAATCTGTACTGCCTGCTGCCATCAGCAAGCGCGTGGCCATCGAAGCCGGCATCGCCGACTACTGGTACAAGTACGTGGGTCTGAACGGCAAGGTGATCGGCATGACCACCTTCGGTGAGTCTGCCCCGGCCGGTGAGCTGTTCAAGATGTTCGGCTTCACCGTCGAGAACATCGTTGAGGCCGCCAACGCCCTGTAA